One genomic region from Verrucomicrobiia bacterium encodes:
- a CDS encoding serine/threonine-protein phosphatase, producing MSDSLPPASSSTSPNRLQWSARTDRGRIRPNNEDAFLGLRFDAREVQRLGGFGEATTEQHDYVFAVSDGMGGANAGEFASRLAVEQITALLPRSFHQQAAGMNPGYPDVLGDLFAKIHRAIKYWGGSYEECANMGATLSLCWFTPGWMYFGHIGDSRIYYLPAGAGALRQLSHDDTHVGWLFRNGKINEREARTHPRRNVLQKALGGGNQFVDPQVGAVGYEPGDCFLLCTDGLIGGLFDSQIEESLRQGIPEAASLTRATRLVADAVTADGRDNTTALIVQIA from the coding sequence ATGAGTGACTCCCTGCCGCCCGCGTCGTCCTCGACGTCCCCGAACCGCCTCCAATGGTCTGCCCGGACCGACCGCGGGCGGATCCGTCCGAACAACGAGGATGCCTTTCTCGGCCTGCGATTCGACGCCCGGGAGGTGCAGCGTCTCGGGGGCTTCGGCGAGGCCACCACGGAACAGCACGATTACGTGTTTGCGGTGAGTGACGGCATGGGCGGTGCCAATGCCGGGGAGTTTGCGAGCCGGCTGGCGGTGGAGCAGATCACCGCGCTGCTGCCACGATCCTTTCACCAACAGGCGGCCGGGATGAACCCGGGGTACCCCGACGTCCTCGGCGACCTGTTCGCCAAGATTCATCGGGCGATCAAATACTGGGGGGGCAGCTATGAGGAATGCGCCAACATGGGGGCCACCCTCAGCCTGTGCTGGTTCACGCCGGGCTGGATGTACTTCGGTCACATCGGGGACAGCCGGATCTACTACCTTCCGGCCGGGGCGGGGGCCCTGCGACAGTTGAGCCACGACGACACCCACGTGGGCTGGCTCTTCCGGAACGGCAAGATCAATGAGCGCGAGGCGCGCACGCATCCGCGCCGCAATGTGCTCCAGAAGGCCCTGGGCGGCGGCAACCAGTTCGTGGACCCGCAGGTGGGTGCGGTGGGCTATGAACCCGGGGACTGCTTCCTGCTGTGCACCGACGGACTCATCGGCGGCCTGTTTGACTCCCAGATCGAGGAGTCCCTGCGCCAGGGAATCCCCGAGGCCGCGTCCCTTACCCGTGCGACCCGGCTGGTGGCCGATGCCGTCACTGCGGACGGGCGGGACAACACCACCGCGCTGATCGTTCAGATCGCGTAG
- a CDS encoding serine/threonine protein phosphatase, translating to MLKVKDTLRATVHLTFDGRVIKTFLGPNAADRFANEVRVLKHLEARECPFVPRLLDADPARLRLVTTNCGTRVEHLDEARLKELFTELEAYGVRHDDPERRNVTYRQADGRFCIIDFEFATLLPETPPATPA from the coding sequence ATGCTGAAGGTCAAAGACACCCTGCGGGCCACGGTTCACCTCACCTTCGATGGTCGGGTGATCAAGACCTTTCTCGGCCCCAATGCCGCGGACCGCTTTGCCAACGAGGTCCGGGTGTTGAAGCACCTGGAGGCCAGGGAGTGTCCGTTCGTGCCGCGCCTCCTGGACGCCGATCCCGCGCGACTGCGCCTGGTGACCACGAACTGTGGCACCCGTGTCGAGCACCTCGATGAGGCGCGATTGAAGGAGCTGTTCACGGAACTCGAGGCCTATGGGGTGCGACACGACGATCCCGAGCGGCGCAACGTGACGTACCGGCAGGCGGACGGCCGCTTCTGCATCATTGATTTCGAGTTCGCCACGCTCCTTCCGGAGACGCCTCCCGCCACCCCTGCATGA
- a CDS encoding glutamine synthetase beta-grasp domain-containing protein, translating into MAKYKLEYIWLDGYEPVPNLRGKTQIKEYDSFPKLEQLPLWGFDGSSTRQAEGKSSDCMLKPVAVYPDAARSNGALVMCEVMMPDGKTPHPSNSRATILDDPDAWFGFEQEYFLYKDGAPLGFPPGGGFPPPQGEYYTGVGYKNVGNIAREIVEKHLDLCLEAGINHEGINAEVAKGQWEFQIFGKGSRTAADQVWMARYLLLRLCESYCVDVNWHCKPLGKDVDWNGSGMHANFSTKHLREVGGQAYFEKLMAAFDKYKNEHIAVYGPDNHMRLTGLHETQSIDKFNYGLANRGASIRVPHSFVNNGYKGYLEDRRPNSQGDPYRIASRILQTIATVPTQ; encoded by the coding sequence ATGGCGAAATACAAACTCGAATACATTTGGCTCGACGGCTACGAACCCGTTCCAAATCTCCGCGGTAAAACCCAGATCAAGGAGTACGACAGCTTCCCCAAGCTCGAACAGCTCCCGTTGTGGGGCTTTGACGGCAGCTCCACCCGCCAGGCGGAGGGCAAGAGCTCCGACTGCATGCTCAAGCCGGTCGCCGTCTATCCCGATGCCGCCCGCTCCAACGGCGCGCTGGTCATGTGCGAGGTGATGATGCCGGATGGCAAGACGCCGCATCCCTCCAATTCCCGGGCGACGATTCTGGATGATCCGGACGCCTGGTTCGGGTTCGAGCAGGAGTACTTCCTCTACAAGGATGGCGCGCCGCTGGGCTTTCCGCCGGGAGGCGGATTCCCTCCGCCCCAGGGGGAGTACTACACGGGTGTCGGCTACAAGAACGTGGGCAACATCGCCCGGGAGATTGTCGAGAAGCACCTCGATCTCTGCCTGGAGGCCGGCATCAACCACGAAGGCATCAATGCCGAGGTGGCCAAGGGACAGTGGGAGTTCCAAATCTTCGGCAAGGGCTCGCGAACGGCTGCGGACCAAGTCTGGATGGCCCGGTACCTCCTGCTGCGCCTGTGCGAGTCGTACTGCGTGGACGTGAACTGGCACTGCAAGCCGCTGGGCAAGGATGTGGACTGGAACGGTTCGGGCATGCACGCGAATTTCTCCACGAAGCATCTGCGCGAGGTCGGCGGACAAGCGTACTTCGAGAAGCTCATGGCGGCATTCGACAAGTACAAGAACGAGCACATCGCCGTGTACGGTCCGGACAATCACATGCGACTGACCGGGCTTCACGAGACCCAGTCCATTGACAAGTTCAACTACGGTCTCGCCAACCGCGGTGCGTCCATCCGGGTGCCGCACAGTTTCGTGAACAACGGCTACAAAGGGTACTTGGAGGACCGCCGTCCGAATTCCCAGGGTGATCCCTATCGGATCGCGAGCCGCATCCTGCAGACGATTGCGACGGTGCCGACCCAGTAG